The following are encoded in a window of Pseudomonadota bacterium genomic DNA:
- a CDS encoding PilZ domain-containing protein, with translation MMKEKYFLNLNGSSEEISPSGEHRRSIRFPVSLSVKYGEKTPVEYTSFIINMSERGVFIQTENPLQTGAKIVMSFYIPPNVKILANVVGNVQWVNNGDSNLPRGMGISLEVYSIESIQLLEDFLEERKHLVDLKG, from the coding sequence ATGATGAAGGAAAAATACTTCCTCAATCTAAATGGTAGTTCCGAAGAAATATCACCATCAGGAGAGCATCGTCGAAGCATACGGTTTCCGGTGAGTCTCTCTGTTAAATATGGAGAAAAAACTCCCGTTGAATATACGAGTTTTATTATAAATATGAGCGAGAGAGGTGTTTTTATTCAAACCGAAAATCCTCTCCAGACAGGCGCCAAAATTGTAATGTCCTTTTATATACCCCCGAATGTTAAGATTCTTGCTAACGTCGTTGGAAATGTACAATGGGTAAACAACGGTGATTCTAATCTTCCGAGAGGCATGGGGATCAGTCTGGAAGTCTATAGCATAGAGTCAATACAACTACTTGAAGATTTCCTGGAAGAGCGAAAACATTTAGTCGATCTAAAAGGATAA